The Altererythrobacter sp. Root672 genome includes a window with the following:
- a CDS encoding ATP-binding protein: MQQAIAKVANDQEASTRWDDAVQRLHQRPLDYRWIDNNLGIWFHSYYGHDEVYLLDPADQPVYAMQGGARADPGTFRRVATQALPLTEELRSTLRSPSRPRTAGEGETPGVRDMAVVADRPAILSIKPIVPETGEGSQQPGTEYLHVSVRYLDGTLLKRLSRDFLAKDARFSWKPEGEASLPVRNRARQTIGYIVWSPFQPGEQVEKRMIPALALALAFVAALLAWLLHQARLRAREERELLELTFENVTQGILLTDPNLRLMIWNQRLCDMFGFAPETVKTGTELRDLIMINALRSEVGEGDPAEITDKIITSIAKGEEQRAEMLREDGRMLELFGRTISGGRYLLITRDVTDERKAARLKEELVSTVSHELRTPLTAIAGSLGLMVGSAVEPEKGARLAQIALRNCERLIALVNDLLDMDKLASRTAEFEFKEVDLRDLVRDAVEHNQPYAERLGVGLKAQLTARPVMARVDALRIEQVLANLLSNAAKFSPRGSEVTVKLEIEGAKARISVIDQGPGIAPEFRSRLFTRFAQQDATSQRQQSGTGLGLAITKAIVERHGGRIWLDSDVTIGSTFHVELPLAGS, encoded by the coding sequence ATGCAGCAAGCCATCGCGAAGGTCGCAAACGATCAGGAGGCCTCGACCCGTTGGGACGATGCAGTTCAGCGCCTGCACCAGCGGCCTCTCGACTACCGGTGGATCGACAACAACCTCGGAATCTGGTTCCACTCTTACTACGGACACGATGAAGTCTACCTGCTCGATCCGGCCGACCAGCCTGTCTACGCCATGCAAGGAGGCGCTCGAGCTGATCCCGGAACTTTTCGACGGGTAGCGACCCAGGCTCTGCCGCTGACCGAAGAGCTACGCAGCACTCTTCGGTCACCTTCCCGTCCGCGCACGGCTGGCGAAGGTGAAACTCCCGGTGTGCGGGACATGGCGGTCGTCGCGGACCGACCAGCCATCCTGAGCATCAAGCCAATCGTGCCCGAGACGGGGGAGGGCAGTCAGCAGCCGGGTACGGAATACCTGCACGTCAGCGTGCGTTATCTTGATGGAACTTTGCTCAAACGGCTCTCACGCGACTTCCTGGCCAAGGATGCAAGGTTCAGCTGGAAGCCCGAGGGTGAGGCCTCGCTGCCTGTCCGAAACCGAGCAAGGCAGACCATCGGCTATATTGTCTGGTCGCCGTTCCAGCCTGGCGAGCAGGTCGAGAAGCGGATGATCCCTGCGCTCGCTTTGGCGTTAGCGTTCGTGGCGGCACTGCTCGCCTGGCTTCTCCACCAGGCGCGGTTGCGGGCGCGAGAGGAACGAGAGCTGCTCGAACTCACGTTCGAGAATGTCACCCAAGGCATCCTGCTCACCGATCCCAACTTGCGGCTGATGATCTGGAATCAGCGGTTGTGCGATATGTTCGGCTTTGCACCCGAGACCGTGAAGACCGGCACGGAGTTGCGCGATCTTATCATGATCAATGCCCTGCGCAGCGAAGTGGGGGAGGGAGATCCTGCGGAGATCACCGATAAAATCATCACCTCGATTGCGAAGGGTGAAGAGCAGCGAGCTGAGATGCTTCGCGAGGACGGCCGCATGCTCGAGCTTTTCGGGCGGACAATTTCAGGCGGGCGTTACCTGCTCATTACCCGGGACGTGACCGACGAGCGCAAGGCCGCCCGCTTGAAGGAGGAACTGGTCTCGACTGTCAGCCATGAGCTTCGCACGCCGCTCACCGCGATAGCTGGGTCGCTAGGTCTAATGGTTGGATCGGCGGTGGAGCCTGAAAAGGGAGCCAGGCTAGCGCAAATCGCGTTGCGGAATTGCGAGCGCCTCATAGCGCTTGTGAACGACCTCCTCGACATGGACAAACTGGCGTCGAGAACCGCCGAGTTCGAGTTCAAAGAAGTCGACCTGCGCGACCTGGTACGAGATGCCGTCGAACATAATCAGCCTTACGCAGAGCGCTTAGGTGTGGGGTTGAAGGCCCAACTCACGGCGAGACCGGTTATGGCCCGCGTCGACGCGCTAAGGATCGAACAAGTGCTGGCCAATCTGCTCTCGAACGCTGCCAAGTTTTCGCCCCGCGGCAGCGAAGTCACGGTGAAACTGGAAATTGAGGGCGCCAAGGCTCGGATCAGTGTGATCGACCAGGGGCCGGGCATAGCTCCCGAGTTCAGGAGCCGGCTTTTCACGCGTTTCGCGCAGCAGGACGCCACATCGCAGAGGCAGCAGTCGGGCACCGGGCTAGGTCTCGCGATTACCAAGGCCATCGTGGAGCGGCACGGAGGTCGGATCTGGCTGGACTCCGATGTGACCATCGGCTCGACTTTCCATGTGGAGCTTCCGCTCGCAGGCAGTTAG
- the metG gene encoding methionine--tRNA ligase — protein sequence MVEPYYLTTAIHYPNGRPHIGHAYETIAADVMARFQRLRGREVRFQTGTDEHGLKMAQKARDLGVTPRELADEMSSYFRELFDKLDITYDRFFRTSEADHHRASQALWQAMEANGDLYLDRYEGWYSVRDEAYYDEGELVEGEGGEKLSPQGTPVEWTVEESWFFRLSRYQEPLLELFRNDPEFVRPDTRRNEVLRFVEGGLRDLSVSRSSFDWGVKVPGHEDHVMYVWVDALTNYLTGIGYPDDTAEFRKFWPANLHLIGKDIVRFHAVYWPAFLMSAGLPLPKAVFAHGFLLNRGVKESKTLGNVTDPGELADRYGVDTLRYFLLREFSFGQDGSWSHEAIVNRNNAELANSFGNLAQRVMSFIAKNCDGGFTAEAPVLEADQALRDKVARACSVELPKAFESLAFAAGLEAWMQAVFACNAYVDEQAPWALRKTDPARMERVLATLCGCIRDLAVAISPVTPRAATKMLDALSIPADARDFAALANDPALEAIRVDNPSPVFPRLELPAEASA from the coding sequence ATGGTTGAGCCCTACTATCTTACTACCGCTATCCACTATCCCAACGGCCGCCCGCACATCGGGCATGCCTACGAAACGATCGCGGCCGATGTCATGGCCCGCTTCCAGCGGCTCCGCGGCCGTGAGGTTCGGTTTCAGACCGGAACCGACGAGCATGGCCTCAAGATGGCGCAGAAGGCGCGCGATCTGGGCGTAACTCCACGCGAACTGGCGGACGAAATGTCCAGCTATTTCCGTGAATTGTTCGACAAGCTTGATATCACTTACGATCGCTTCTTCCGCACCAGCGAGGCCGATCATCACCGCGCGAGCCAGGCCCTGTGGCAGGCGATGGAGGCCAATGGCGATCTCTATCTCGACCGCTATGAAGGTTGGTATTCGGTCCGGGACGAGGCTTACTACGACGAGGGTGAACTGGTCGAAGGGGAGGGGGGCGAAAAGCTCTCACCCCAGGGCACGCCCGTCGAATGGACGGTAGAAGAGAGCTGGTTCTTCCGCCTCTCGCGCTACCAGGAACCGCTGCTCGAGCTTTTTCGCAACGATCCCGAGTTCGTGCGACCAGACACCCGCCGCAACGAAGTGCTGCGCTTCGTTGAGGGTGGGCTACGCGATCTCTCGGTTAGTCGGAGCAGCTTCGATTGGGGGGTCAAGGTTCCCGGGCACGAAGACCACGTGATGTACGTCTGGGTCGATGCCCTGACCAATTACCTCACGGGTATCGGCTATCCCGATGACACCGCAGAGTTTCGCAAGTTCTGGCCGGCCAATCTCCATTTGATCGGCAAGGATATCGTCCGCTTTCACGCGGTCTACTGGCCGGCGTTCCTCATGAGCGCGGGCTTGCCGCTGCCCAAGGCCGTGTTCGCCCATGGCTTCCTGCTCAACCGTGGCGTGAAGGAGTCGAAGACTCTCGGCAACGTGACCGACCCCGGCGAACTGGCCGACCGGTACGGTGTCGATACCTTGCGCTACTTCCTGCTGCGCGAGTTCAGCTTCGGCCAGGACGGGTCGTGGTCGCACGAGGCGATCGTGAACCGCAACAATGCCGAACTGGCGAACAGCTTCGGCAATCTGGCGCAGCGAGTGATGAGCTTCATCGCCAAGAACTGCGACGGTGGCTTTACCGCCGAGGCGCCGGTACTCGAGGCCGATCAGGCGCTGCGGGACAAAGTGGCGCGCGCGTGCTCAGTCGAATTGCCCAAAGCGTTCGAATCCTTGGCATTTGCCGCTGGCCTGGAAGCGTGGATGCAGGCTGTCTTTGCCTGTAACGCCTACGTCGACGAGCAGGCTCCGTGGGCGCTTCGCAAGACCGATCCGGCGCGGATGGAACGCGTTCTGGCCACCCTATGCGGTTGTATTCGCGATCTTGCGGTTGCGATTTCACCGGTGACGCCGCGTGCGGCGACCAAGATGCTCGACGCCCTGTCGATCCCGGCGGACGCTCGCGATTTCGCCGCGCTGGCCAATGATCCGGCGCTCGAAGCGATCCGCGTGGACAATCCCTCGCCGGTGTTCCCCCGGCTCGAGCTGCCAGCAGAGGCTTCGGCTTGA
- a CDS encoding D-alanyl-D-alanine carboxypeptidase family protein — protein sequence MKLSTLRLIASAAFVCTAFPAASLGETASPLVLTSTVVAPVHEEIPVVLLIDMSSGQTLYSREPNRRFVPASVTKVMTAYTAFGLLAEGKLNSDTPVTVSQEVAELWSGEGSSMFLKAGDVVTVGQLLLGVTTVSANDGAVVLSLAAAGTQDAWLKMMNANAAELGMRDTHFGTPNGWPDEGRTYTSAHDLALLAEAMVIRYPGLYHRYIGHRGMSYRDITQANHDPITGVVDGADGIKTGFTRQAGYNFLGSAQRDGRRLVMVIAGAPTPNIRNTTARDLMNWGFDAFESRKILADNTMVGEARVQNGSSDVVELRTKGPVLASVPNGSKANATLSVRYRGPIEAPIKAGQEVAWLRVTLPGQQPHDVPLVAAEDVEQAGVFRRLVNGIAGLAT from the coding sequence TTGAAACTCTCGACTCTTCGACTGATCGCAAGTGCAGCTTTTGTCTGCACGGCGTTCCCTGCGGCCTCGCTCGGCGAGACGGCCTCGCCTCTGGTACTGACTTCAACGGTCGTCGCGCCGGTGCACGAAGAAATACCCGTCGTCCTGTTAATCGACATGTCGAGCGGCCAAACTCTCTACTCGCGTGAGCCCAACCGGCGCTTCGTCCCCGCCTCGGTCACCAAGGTGATGACAGCCTATACGGCGTTCGGGTTGCTCGCGGAGGGCAAGCTCAACTCGGACACTCCGGTGACAGTGAGCCAGGAAGTGGCCGAGCTGTGGTCGGGCGAAGGCTCTTCGATGTTCCTCAAGGCTGGCGACGTGGTGACGGTGGGCCAGCTGCTGTTGGGCGTGACGACAGTATCGGCAAACGATGGAGCCGTGGTCCTGTCGCTGGCGGCAGCCGGCACCCAGGATGCCTGGCTCAAGATGATGAACGCGAACGCGGCCGAGTTGGGGATGCGCGACACGCATTTCGGTACGCCCAACGGGTGGCCGGATGAAGGGCGCACCTACACCAGCGCGCACGACCTCGCGCTCTTGGCGGAGGCGATGGTCATCCGTTATCCCGGTCTTTATCATCGATATATCGGTCACCGCGGTATGAGCTATCGCGACATCACCCAGGCCAATCACGATCCGATAACCGGGGTGGTCGACGGTGCAGACGGCATCAAGACCGGCTTCACTCGCCAAGCCGGTTACAACTTCCTCGGTTCCGCCCAGCGCGATGGACGGAGGCTGGTCATGGTGATCGCTGGGGCACCGACGCCCAATATTCGTAACACGACCGCTCGAGACCTGATGAACTGGGGCTTCGATGCATTCGAAAGCCGCAAGATCCTTGCCGACAACACGATGGTGGGTGAAGCGCGGGTCCAGAACGGATCGAGCGACGTGGTCGAGCTGAGGACCAAGGGTCCGGTGCTCGCCAGCGTTCCGAACGGTAGCAAGGCGAACGCCACGCTCTCGGTCCGCTATCGTGGGCCTATCGAAGCGCCGATCAAGGCGGGGCAGGAAGTTGCCTGGCTGCGCGTGACGCTTCCCGGTCAGCAACCGCATGATGTGCCGCTGGTTGCCGCAGAAGACGTCGAACAGGCTGGCGTTTTCCGCCGTCTGGTCAATGGAATTGCGGGGCTGGCGACGTGA
- a CDS encoding DNA polymerase III subunit delta', with the protein MTLAGHEEPWREWRSASAGPRLHHGWILAGPRGLGKAGFALQAARELVAEPGSAQPTGNHPDIILLEPLPATADDEKKRDEGKPYQTKRNISVEQIRGMQQRLTTRPTLGSRRVIIIDPADELEKGAANALLKSLEEPPAGSFFMLIAHRPGRLLPTIRSRCRTLLFPKLTSEQVASILSREAPEADPATREAAVAASGGSPGAALEFVQLDLGAMYRLMGEIAAKGDASFERRGKLSEALGARPDRKRQLAAIDLARAVVTEGMANAGRGAIPQLTDVHAELVRLGAQAPTYNYDPGLLVMEIGTLLASLAAPSEPAYG; encoded by the coding sequence GTGACCCTGGCCGGTCATGAGGAGCCGTGGCGCGAGTGGCGCTCGGCAAGTGCGGGCCCCCGCCTCCATCACGGATGGATATTGGCGGGCCCTCGGGGGCTCGGGAAAGCTGGCTTTGCGCTTCAGGCGGCGCGAGAACTCGTGGCGGAGCCTGGGAGCGCTCAGCCGACGGGAAATCATCCGGACATCATCCTGCTCGAGCCGCTCCCGGCCACTGCCGACGACGAGAAGAAGCGCGACGAGGGCAAGCCCTACCAAACCAAGCGCAACATCTCCGTCGAGCAGATTCGCGGGATGCAGCAGCGGCTGACCACCCGGCCAACGCTCGGCAGCCGGCGAGTAATCATCATCGACCCCGCGGACGAGCTTGAGAAGGGCGCCGCGAACGCTTTGCTCAAAAGTCTCGAGGAACCGCCGGCGGGGAGCTTCTTCATGCTCATCGCGCATCGCCCGGGACGCCTGTTGCCGACAATCCGCTCACGCTGCCGGACGTTGCTCTTTCCCAAGCTCACGAGTGAGCAAGTGGCCTCGATCCTCTCCCGCGAGGCGCCTGAAGCCGATCCGGCAACGCGGGAGGCGGCGGTTGCGGCGTCAGGCGGATCGCCTGGGGCGGCACTCGAATTCGTGCAGTTGGACCTTGGAGCGATGTATCGCCTGATGGGCGAGATCGCCGCCAAGGGCGACGCCAGCTTTGAACGGCGCGGGAAGTTGTCAGAGGCGCTGGGAGCCCGCCCGGACCGCAAGCGGCAATTGGCCGCGATCGATCTTGCTCGCGCGGTCGTCACCGAGGGCATGGCCAACGCGGGCCGGGGCGCAATCCCTCAATTGACCGACGTCCACGCCGAATTGGTGCGCCTCGGCGCTCAGGCTCCAACGTACAATTACGATCCGGGATTGCTGGTGATGGAAATCGGCACCTTGCTCGCCTCTCTCGCCGCCCCTAGTGAGCCAGCCTATGGTTGA
- a CDS encoding L,D-transpeptidase family protein: MRRSVIALSLLALSFTLTGCDNFSRQSQQSSTGELRLVWNNSAVRELREAIDRRAVHGLDGMRFPVEGSVDNADGQQALTQSALRYAGALARGAIDPGKMFSIYTVPRPNPELRAGLAKALAGGDVAEWLDSLAPQDNNYRKLSATYLALRKQQGVPTAAIPPMAEPLKPGASDKRLPAIKGQLRASDYLQQTDFGERYDPATVRAVQHMQADYGINPDGVIGKETLEILNLTDAEKARAIAVAMERLRWLDRNPPATRVDVNLASARLTYWRDGKIADTRKVVVGEPETETPQLGSPIYRLVANPTWTVPRSIQSKEIEGKGAGYLRRNNMTWKDGWIVQQSGPKNALGLVKFDMKNEHQIYLHDTPAKQLFGEVQRQRSHGCVRVEDAVGFAEMLARDEGIGAQWQRARAAGKEGFVPLPREIPVRLFYQTVLFDEAGEPVIRADPYGWNDRIATALGNSASKSYRLRPSDFDVGP; encoded by the coding sequence GTGCGCCGAAGTGTGATTGCCCTTTCGCTACTCGCCCTGTCATTCACACTCACCGGCTGCGACAACTTCTCCCGGCAATCCCAGCAATCGAGCACCGGCGAGCTACGCCTCGTCTGGAACAACTCGGCAGTGCGCGAATTGCGCGAGGCGATCGACCGGCGAGCGGTTCACGGCCTTGATGGCATGCGCTTCCCCGTGGAAGGCTCAGTGGACAATGCTGACGGTCAGCAAGCCCTCACGCAAAGCGCTCTTCGCTACGCCGGAGCCCTGGCACGGGGCGCAATCGATCCAGGCAAGATGTTCTCGATCTACACGGTGCCGCGCCCCAATCCGGAACTGCGCGCTGGACTGGCCAAGGCGTTGGCAGGCGGCGACGTCGCAGAGTGGCTGGATAGCCTCGCACCGCAAGACAACAACTATCGCAAACTCTCGGCGACCTATCTGGCACTACGGAAGCAGCAAGGCGTTCCCACGGCCGCCATCCCGCCTATGGCGGAGCCGCTGAAGCCTGGCGCCAGCGACAAGCGGCTCCCGGCCATCAAGGGCCAACTGCGCGCTTCAGACTATCTCCAGCAGACCGATTTCGGGGAGCGCTACGATCCGGCGACCGTGCGAGCGGTCCAGCATATGCAGGCCGATTACGGCATCAATCCCGATGGCGTCATCGGCAAGGAAACGCTCGAAATCCTCAACCTCACCGACGCGGAGAAGGCCCGAGCTATCGCAGTCGCCATGGAGCGTCTGCGCTGGCTCGATCGAAATCCCCCGGCCACGCGTGTCGACGTCAATCTTGCTTCCGCGAGGCTCACCTACTGGCGGGACGGCAAGATAGCCGACACGCGTAAGGTGGTGGTCGGCGAACCGGAAACGGAGACGCCGCAGCTGGGCTCGCCGATTTACCGTTTGGTGGCCAATCCGACCTGGACCGTGCCGCGCTCGATCCAGAGCAAGGAGATCGAGGGAAAAGGAGCCGGTTATCTCCGCCGTAATAACATGACCTGGAAGGACGGCTGGATCGTCCAGCAATCCGGGCCGAAGAATGCACTCGGACTCGTGAAGTTCGATATGAAGAACGAGCATCAGATCTATCTTCACGACACGCCCGCCAAGCAGCTGTTCGGCGAGGTCCAGCGTCAGCGCAGCCACGGTTGCGTTCGGGTTGAGGATGCTGTGGGCTTCGCCGAAATGCTGGCTCGCGACGAAGGCATTGGGGCTCAGTGGCAACGCGCCCGCGCGGCGGGAAAGGAAGGCTTCGTTCCGCTGCCACGCGAGATCCCGGTCAGGCTCTTTTACCAAACCGTGTTGTTCGACGAAGCAGGTGAACCCGTCATCCGGGCAGATCCCTATGGCTGGAACGACCGCATTGCCACCGCACTCGGAAATTCGGCGAGCAAGAGCTATCGCCTCCGACCGTCCGATTTCGATGTCGGGCCCTAG
- a CDS encoding murein L,D-transpeptidase catalytic domain family protein, translated as MTDQPIRLSRRSVILSGAVMATGALTSSSSSLLLPPQHHGGSRVRVVPEVGPEKAQPNSLDPELFKRALAALEKHSAQVKRRDRMAIIDFSAPSSEPRFHFVDIEGGKIPSLLVAHGAGSDPSHTGFLQRFSNAFGSNASSEGAFVTGDYYDGKHGRSQRLAGLDSTNDNALGRAIVIHGAWYANADMLRSHGKLGRSQGCFAVGERDLDKVFEHLGQGRLIYAARA; from the coding sequence ATGACTGACCAGCCCATCCGCCTCAGCAGGCGGAGCGTGATCTTGTCAGGCGCAGTGATGGCCACAGGTGCGCTCACCTCGTCATCCTCCAGCCTTCTCCTTCCCCCTCAGCATCACGGGGGTAGCCGTGTGCGCGTCGTCCCCGAAGTCGGTCCGGAGAAAGCGCAGCCCAACTCGCTCGACCCTGAGCTGTTTAAACGCGCCCTCGCGGCGCTCGAAAAACACTCCGCGCAAGTCAAGCGGCGAGATCGCATGGCGATCATCGATTTCTCGGCGCCCTCGTCCGAGCCGAGATTTCATTTCGTTGATATCGAGGGCGGCAAGATCCCGTCCCTACTTGTTGCGCACGGTGCGGGGTCCGACCCCAGCCACACCGGCTTCCTCCAGCGCTTTTCGAACGCATTCGGCTCCAACGCTTCGAGCGAGGGCGCCTTTGTGACCGGCGACTATTACGACGGTAAGCACGGCCGGTCGCAGCGGCTTGCGGGCCTGGATTCAACGAACGACAATGCGTTAGGTCGCGCGATCGTGATCCACGGCGCGTGGTATGCGAATGCCGACATGCTTCGTTCGCATGGCAAACTCGGGCGCAGCCAAGGCTGTTTCGCCGTAGGCGAGAGGGACCTCGATAAGGTCTTCGAGCACCTTGGTCAGGGCAGACTGATCTACGCCGCGCGGGCGTAA
- a CDS encoding lytic transglycosylase domain-containing protein — protein MVLRRFFPALSASLALLIAALPACAQDSSFDYYLQQVAAKARAEGVSERSIGMLNGLTPNERVIALDRDNVSGGTTSNTFPALAPYIRDHNTPARIAGGRRAYARLYPYAADVTARYGVPEPIVIAIWGHETSYGAVRGSFDLVRSLATLAWEGRRRELFERELIDVLKIADTGVPRSTLVGSWAGAFGNPQFLPSVYLRLAVDGDGDGDRDIWTSEVDTLHSIANYFRDAGWRPGEPWAVRAYAPNSVDRASLQTRMVSPICPRVHIRHSQWKTVREWRELGVAPQAPIGDDVMAALFEPDGPAAPSYLITQNYRVILEYNCSNYYAMSVGLLADEIAR, from the coding sequence ATGGTATTGCGTCGCTTTTTTCCCGCCCTGTCCGCCTCATTGGCTCTGCTTATCGCCGCCTTGCCGGCTTGTGCGCAGGACAGTTCGTTCGACTATTACCTCCAGCAGGTTGCTGCCAAAGCCCGTGCCGAAGGTGTCAGTGAGCGGTCGATCGGGATGCTCAACGGGTTGACGCCCAACGAACGGGTCATCGCGCTCGATCGCGATAACGTTTCGGGCGGGACGACTAGCAACACGTTCCCAGCGCTTGCGCCCTACATCCGCGACCACAATACGCCGGCGCGGATCGCAGGCGGCCGCCGAGCCTATGCTCGCCTCTATCCTTACGCTGCTGACGTGACGGCCCGGTACGGCGTTCCCGAGCCGATCGTGATCGCCATCTGGGGTCACGAAACCAGCTATGGCGCCGTGCGCGGAAGCTTCGATCTGGTGCGTTCGCTGGCCACGCTGGCCTGGGAAGGACGACGGCGCGAGCTCTTCGAGCGCGAGTTGATCGATGTTCTCAAGATCGCCGACACTGGGGTGCCGCGTTCGACATTGGTCGGCAGCTGGGCCGGAGCGTTCGGTAATCCGCAGTTCCTGCCGAGCGTCTACTTACGCCTCGCAGTGGACGGCGATGGTGACGGCGATCGGGACATCTGGACCAGCGAAGTCGACACCCTCCACTCGATCGCAAATTATTTCCGCGATGCCGGTTGGCGCCCGGGAGAACCCTGGGCCGTCCGCGCCTATGCTCCGAACAGCGTCGATCGGGCTTCGCTGCAGACCCGCATGGTCTCGCCCATTTGTCCGCGCGTCCATATCCGCCACAGCCAGTGGAAGACGGTGCGAGAGTGGCGTGAGCTGGGCGTCGCTCCGCAGGCCCCGATCGGCGATGACGTCATGGCGGCACTGTTCGAGCCTGATGGTCCGGCGGCGCCGAGCTACCTTATCACTCAGAACTATCGCGTGATCCTCGAGTACAACTGCTCGAATTATTACGCGATGAGCGTGGGGCTCCTGGCCGACGAGATTGCCCGCTGA
- the tmk gene encoding dTMP kinase, whose protein sequence is MRRGRFIAFEGGEGAGKSTQAKLVANALREQGLEVIQTREPGGTPGAEAIREMLLHPPGNGWQARAEALLFAAARADHVEQVIRPALEAGTWVVCDRFLDSSRAYQGGGGGLPDADILALHRIGSAGLLPDLTLLIEVLPAEVAERLARRDCGLADAIGGRDASFHAEVGAAFARIADAEAERFARIDGNGTLEETHWQVMQALAPLLDGNP, encoded by the coding sequence GTGAGGCGCGGCCGCTTCATTGCGTTCGAGGGCGGTGAAGGGGCCGGTAAGTCGACGCAGGCGAAGCTTGTGGCCAACGCTCTGCGGGAACAGGGCCTAGAGGTGATCCAGACACGCGAACCCGGCGGAACTCCGGGGGCAGAGGCCATTCGCGAGATGCTGCTGCATCCGCCCGGAAACGGATGGCAGGCGCGAGCCGAAGCGCTCTTATTCGCGGCCGCGCGGGCCGATCATGTGGAGCAAGTGATCCGCCCGGCGCTCGAAGCGGGCACCTGGGTCGTGTGCGACAGGTTCCTCGATTCCTCGCGAGCCTATCAGGGCGGGGGAGGGGGCTTGCCCGACGCGGATATCCTGGCCCTGCACCGGATCGGCTCGGCCGGACTGCTGCCCGATCTCACGCTGCTGATCGAAGTCCTTCCCGCCGAGGTCGCTGAACGACTGGCCCGCCGAGACTGCGGATTGGCCGATGCCATCGGGGGGCGTGATGCCAGTTTTCACGCCGAAGTGGGCGCTGCCTTTGCCCGGATTGCCGACGCTGAGGCCGAGCGCTTCGCGCGGATCGACGGCAATGGCACGCTTGAAGAGACGCACTGGCAGGTCATGCAGGCTCTCGCGCCGTTGCTGGACGGCAATCCGTGA
- a CDS encoding PepSY-associated TM helix domain-containing protein codes for MRRAIVKLHRWVGITLLAYVALISLTGSVLVYRPELYRLFEPQPLVVSPGPRLLSDEEILQSAGRAFPAETAVKVWRGRQPNHAVEVDLESEGQIRNYLFDPYSGRPLGPTLPLGFRVTSTLLKFHTELVGGETGRLANGALALSFVFLALSGALVWRPRRGRDAVRTPGQRRPGGLRYLHMTTGIWAAALVFMWGLTGLHLVFPGVMESLVDFFEPFDEANPVERTGDKVAYWLAYLHFGRFGGRIPGCGPGLCGESFKVFWSLAALVPVFLAGSGLLLWWRGRRARVRVKAGARPAADRPLAGGGSRGTQPGVS; via the coding sequence ATGCGCCGCGCGATCGTCAAACTTCACCGGTGGGTCGGCATAACCCTGCTGGCCTATGTGGCGCTGATCAGCCTCACTGGAAGCGTGCTCGTCTACAGGCCGGAACTCTACCGGTTATTCGAGCCCCAGCCGCTGGTCGTCAGCCCCGGCCCGCGGCTCCTTTCCGATGAGGAGATTCTGCAAAGCGCCGGGCGCGCCTTCCCGGCGGAAACGGCGGTGAAGGTCTGGCGCGGCCGACAGCCGAACCACGCCGTCGAGGTTGATCTGGAGAGCGAGGGACAGATCAGGAACTACCTGTTCGATCCCTATTCCGGCCGTCCGCTCGGCCCCACGCTTCCGCTCGGATTCCGCGTGACCAGCACCTTGCTCAAATTTCATACCGAGCTGGTCGGCGGGGAAACAGGGCGGCTGGCCAACGGGGCCTTGGCGCTTTCATTTGTGTTCCTCGCGCTTTCCGGTGCGCTGGTCTGGAGGCCCCGGCGCGGCCGAGATGCGGTCAGGACGCCGGGCCAGCGGCGGCCTGGCGGTCTGCGCTACCTGCATATGACCACCGGTATCTGGGCCGCCGCGCTCGTGTTCATGTGGGGGCTCACCGGACTCCACCTGGTGTTTCCCGGCGTCATGGAGAGCCTCGTCGACTTTTTCGAACCGTTCGACGAGGCGAACCCGGTTGAAAGAACCGGCGACAAGGTCGCGTACTGGTTGGCCTATCTGCACTTCGGACGGTTCGGCGGCCGGATACCGGGTTGTGGCCCGGGCCTGTGCGGCGAAAGCTTCAAGGTTTTCTGGTCCCTCGCCGCGCTCGTTCCGGTGTTTCTTGCCGGATCGGGCCTGCTCCTGTGGTGGCGCGGCCGCCGGGCCAGAGTGCGGGTCAAGGCGGGAGCACGGCCAGCCGCTGACCGGCCGCTGGCGGGAGGCGGATCGCGAGGGACGCAGCCCGGCGTGTCATGA